A genomic segment from Fibrobacter sp. UWEL encodes:
- a CDS encoding Acyl-CoA dehydrogenase C-terminal domain-containing protein: MRDASANAELFGKSAKVYLNLAEAEVMKHAGFIMGMTVEQIADYKKA; encoded by the coding sequence ATCCGCGACGCTTCTGCAAACGCAGAACTGTTCGGCAAGAGCGCCAAGGTTTACCTGAACCTCGCTGAAGCAGAAGTGATGAAGCACGCAGGCTTCATCATGGGCATGACTGTAGAACAGATCGCTGATTACAAGAAGGCTTAA
- a CDS encoding FRG domain-containing protein, whose translation MSAYYDIYSVADYLEVLKTFTRYGVEGYREDVQLYFRGEPQDYGKSAGTPGIARDGWLQGNRESTLFRECERRLAHEFAGCSTTFEKLSLMQHYGIRTRLLDVSLDSLQSLFFALYNDPKSQVGDNCDSVVLVYEIHKDSVRNWHSDVVSVISNIAVYNYDNLDIRHLSSSTEEAARTAFNEDDSIKHLLHEIRAEKSYFGPWIKKDNMESIYCVHPLLDNPRIKSQQGAFLLFGIDGDKTHLATLESNKGTEIRLAKIRIPYSAKTRIREELNLLGKTVDTVYPDWNGVSDYFNRFYGKTPEEYYR comes from the coding sequence ATGTCTGCTTATTACGACATCTATTCTGTAGCAGATTACCTAGAAGTGCTAAAAACCTTTACGCGCTATGGTGTAGAGGGATATCGCGAAGATGTTCAACTCTATTTTCGTGGTGAGCCTCAGGATTATGGGAAATCAGCGGGAACGCCGGGGATTGCGCGAGATGGCTGGCTACAAGGCAATAGGGAATCTACGCTATTCCGGGAATGCGAACGCAGGTTGGCGCATGAATTTGCAGGCTGCTCTACGACTTTTGAAAAGCTTTCCTTGATGCAGCATTATGGAATTCGCACCCGTTTGCTGGATGTTTCTTTGGATTCTCTGCAATCCTTGTTCTTCGCTCTTTATAATGATCCGAAGTCTCAGGTGGGTGATAATTGCGATTCTGTCGTACTCGTTTATGAAATTCACAAGGATTCTGTTCGCAACTGGCATTCCGATGTAGTGAGCGTGATTTCAAATATTGCGGTTTACAATTATGATAACCTTGATATAAGGCATTTGTCTAGTTCCACAGAGGAGGCTGCACGTACCGCATTTAACGAAGACGACAGTATCAAACATCTGTTGCATGAAATAAGGGCGGAAAAATCCTATTTTGGACCATGGATAAAAAAGGATAATATGGAGTCCATTTATTGCGTTCATCCGCTTTTGGATAATCCAAGAATCAAGTCGCAGCAGGGGGCCTTCCTTCTCTTTGGCATAGATGGTGACAAGACTCATCTGGCCACTCTAGAATCTAACAAAGGTACTGAAATTCGCCTTGCCAAAATCCGTATCCCGTATAGTGCAAAAACAAGAATTCGTGAAGAGCTGAATTTACTTGGGAAGACCGTTGATACTGTTTACCCTGATTGGAATGGCGTTTCCGATTACTTTAACCGATTCTACGGAAAAACGCCTGAAGAGTATTACAGGTAA
- a CDS encoding nucleotidyl transferase AbiEii/AbiGii toxin family protein, giving the protein MNTKNLGHSIREKLLNIAKSQNTDYQVILIRYFHERFLFRLSQSKYRELFCLKGGALLYAYEKFLARPTMDVDFRADKINNDINIICEAVAEICKIACPEDGVVFDDKNITSEIITEFKDYHGVRIHLNAKLQSISQNISMDFGFGDEIYPSPNVISYPNLLEDMPCAKISTYPLESVIAEKFQCIIDLAGRNTRMKDYFDIYRILKNHPVNESSLSEAIRRTFENRGTIRNPENEVFQEDFATNPTLNKLWTSFLRKIKWKEDLPFLDVWSLIRQKLMDRS; this is encoded by the coding sequence GTGAATACGAAGAATCTGGGACATTCCATTCGTGAGAAATTGCTCAACATCGCAAAATCGCAAAACACAGATTACCAGGTCATCTTGATTCGGTATTTCCATGAACGTTTCCTATTCAGGCTCTCCCAAAGCAAATACCGTGAACTTTTCTGCTTAAAGGGAGGCGCGTTACTTTACGCATACGAAAAGTTCTTGGCAAGGCCCACCATGGATGTAGATTTTCGTGCAGATAAAATCAATAACGACATAAACATTATTTGCGAGGCTGTGGCAGAAATTTGCAAAATAGCCTGCCCGGAAGACGGTGTTGTTTTTGACGACAAGAATATAACCAGCGAAATCATCACGGAATTCAAGGATTATCACGGAGTCAGAATTCATCTAAACGCGAAGCTGCAATCAATCAGTCAGAACATCTCTATGGATTTTGGATTCGGCGACGAAATATATCCGTCACCCAATGTGATTAGCTATCCTAATCTTTTGGAAGATATGCCCTGCGCGAAAATCAGCACCTACCCACTTGAATCTGTAATTGCTGAAAAATTCCAATGCATTATCGACCTTGCCGGTAGAAATACACGAATGAAGGACTATTTTGACATTTACAGGATTTTGAAGAACCATCCCGTAAATGAAAGTTCTCTTTCAGAAGCTATTCGTCGGACCTTTGAAAATCGCGGAACAATTCGCAATCCCGAGAACGAAGTGTTCCAAGAAGATTTCGCAACCAACCCAACATTAAACAAACTATGGACTTCATTTCTCCGAAAAATCAAGTGGAAAGAAGACCTGCCATTTTTAGACGTTTGGTCGTTGATTCGACAGAAGCTAATGGACAGAAGTTAA